GGAACAGCATAAAGTGGAGGGCTCGCTCTCTGTGGAGCttgaggtgggtgggtggtccAATGCCATGTGAGTCTGTGCGCGGGCCCTCCCGCTAACGAACTCTGGGCCGCGGTGGGCGTCGCGCGAACCGCGTAACCACTAAACCACTGGGACAAATCTCGCAATCCAACCTATCCTTCTGtccacccacacccccctcccctcacctCACTGGCTGTCCACTGCCGTTCCCTGCCCTCTCCGCCGTTGCCCAGCCTGTGTGAATTTGCTTCTTCCTGCTGGGACCCtactgccgccgccgccaaaccGCCAGAACTCTTTGCGACATGGAAGAGGACTCGGCGTCGAATCCGCCTCGGGTCGACGGAGGACGTGTCGGAGACAAAGATTCCAAGACATTCCCGCTTTCGGCACCCAACCGAGGtgtcgacaacctcaaccgcAAAATGCAGCCTCACCatgacaccctccccctAATACCACCGACCGCTGCAGGCCACCCGCAAGACGCCCCAGACGCGACACCGAACCAGACCCCAATCGCACGCGACCGACCAGCAACCATGGCCGTCGGCCCTGCTGCCCACAcgtctcagcagcagcaccaggcAGCACCATTTTACCCTcgctcaacctccccgacaCACCCGCTCGCCGTCGACGACTATCGCCAGCCTACCCTCCAGCGCAGCGACTCGCAAGAGAGCAGTTCCACAAACATCACCGACCGCGTCTTTACCCCACCTGTGAACGGCAGGGGAGCGAGCCCTGGCACCGCCAGCGCCCACCAGTCAAGTCAAGGATCGTCACAACTCCTCCAATTGTCCCagatcgccgccgcccaagaGAGAATACCCGAGACCGCGATGGACCCATACGTCAACGGTGCCTCGTCTCGGAAGAGGATGGCCGATGGTGCCGTCAAGGAGGCATTACGCGACGGTCAGGTCCTTATGTCGCCAGGCCAGACACATATGGGTGGCCACTCTCGGAACCCCAGTGCCGTCAGTATCGCTTCCACGACGGGAAGCCGTGTTGGAGAGGTGCATTGAATCCGGCACAAGTCTCCCCTATCTCAACAGGCATGCTAACCCGCCATACAGGTATCCGCCGAACTCAAGGCGCGCTTGTCCTATGCCATGGTTAAGGTGAACCGTGGCTGGCAAACACACTCCATcgacgaggttgaggatcTTGCCTTGGCCTCCAAGGCTGCGTCCCCCACCTCAAGTAACTCGACAATACACCTCAGAAACGGGTCATCAGCAAGCCCACAACTGTCTGGTGGGTCACAGCGTGCTAGCAACAACACAACCCCTGCCACGGCCTTTGCACAGCAACTACCAGGACGACATGGAGATCCCTACGGGCGAGAGCCCCCATTGATGCCTTCTCGTGGAAGCTCGACATCCCCCGTCAAAAATACTGCCTCAGGTCTGGCCCCTCCCGTGTCCATCCAACCATCCCTGCATTCCGTCCACCCGCGGAGACACTCCAACCCGAGACTTAcaccatccctcctctcAGTCTCATACCACGGCTCATCATATCCGGATCTTCTGAGCCCCGGCCAGTTACCGGGATACGCCAACGCCGCACAGCATCGACCATCGCTAGTCGATGCCATGGGGTTCTCGCCGCACCAGAACAACGCGGAAAAGGATGCCATAGAATCCCTGCTGTTCATGAGCAGTCCTGGAAACTCGGCCAATCTCAAACATGCGTTCCCCTCATCATCGCAGCCGCTCTCAATTGGTCACTCTGGACCATCACGCACAGCACTGCCTTCGGGCAGGAGAACATtaccaagctcaaggccgatgcaccaccatcacgcTCGGTCGCAATCCCAGGTCCACAAACGTGTAGAATTCGAGAAGCCCATCACCGAGACGGAAGTTGACGAGCCACAAGGGACGCCCCGGGGGAATGCCAGAAGGCGAATCAACGGAGGGCCCGGTGACGGCGCGCCTTCTCGGCTGAAGCACCTACCTGTCTCTGCAGGTCTCACGTTGTCATCCAAACCGCCACGGCCCGTTTTGGCTGATGCCGACATTGACCAAATGCTGgaggctgcggctgcggctgcaGATTCGGACTCGGATGGCGAAATAGAGCTCCCTGTACGCAAGGCGCGCCGGGACGGCGCTCAACCTGTTGTGGCTTAAGGCTGTTGATTTTCTTTGTCAGCGGGGTACTGCACCCGAACGAGTTGAGCACTCGGCAGACTTGCTCTCCGAGGGATCACGGTTGTCTTTTTTCAATATACGTTTCACTCATGGGTAGGGATGGCTTCAAGCCATTGCAAGGCAGGGCTGCATTAGGGTCGGCTCGGAGTTGGCGTTTTGGTACTGTGGGCTTCAAGCGGGTCAGCTACAATAGCTATGGGCATCACGTTAAGCGAAGAATGGGGCGCTCCTGACATGAGCGTTCTCTGTCTTTGACGCGAATTTGACTTGCTATTGGTTCTGTTATGACATGTCTTTCCTGCCACGGTTGTTTTGGCAAATCGGGTTCATACCGTGAGCCGAACTGTATATTATAATTGATCATGCCCATGTTTTATCTTCCGAGGTAGGTCAGTATTGTACAACTGCTCACCCCTACTCCGTAGTCCATCAGAGACTCGAGATATGTGGTTTTGGATTAGGGGTTGATGCGATTACCAAATATATCATGTTTTGTCGCCAATAGTCTTCATTATGTGCTATTCTGTGTTACGGCCTGAACAATATCGGAATCTGGATATGGACGATTTTCATTTCCGTTCTGGGACCTGAGCAATCGCCGCTTTAACCTGAGCAGAAGTGGAGATATCCTGAGCAGTGGGAGCAAGAGCCTGAGCGAGGCCCTGAGTAAGGTGAGTAAGGCGCCGTTTTTGGGTTCGCCCCTTGATGTCTGGGTAGCCGTTCAATTCCCAGGTTTCTCTTGCAGAGGGTAGCTGGCAGCACTGGCCTGATCAACATGGACATGTATGGAATCATTCTACCGTTGCCAACGTTATGTTGTTGCCTTTGTGATCACAAGGTACCCACGGCGACTTGAAGCTATTATGAAAAGTCAGATTGATGGTCCTGCACAGCCGTTAACATTTTAGCGGCTAATCCGGTGGTCAACTGTTAAGCATAGTGTCCTGCGTTCCAACCCCTGATTGCTGACTCCACAGGAAGCCGTCGAAGCCGCAGCATCACAGCTTAACTCCGTTATCCTGACCCGCAGCGCACGCGGGCGCTAGCGGGTCGGAGTTAATGTCTCGCTCAGCCCACATTCTAAGCTGTTGTATCCGCGAAGGCTAAAGCTGACATCTGGCCGACAAAGCTTGGGCAGAGCTGTTGGTGCTACATATCCACTCACACCTGAAGGCCGACTCGCGATTTATAATGCATCTcagtttcttttttgggtGATTAATGTTCTGAAGATTGTTCAATATCTTCTAGCACTTCTACTATCATTCAATAGCATCTTGTTCCTTGCTCATTCCTTTAGCCACCTTTAAGCATTTTTTACTGTCTTCTAGTGCCATTTCATTCCCTTACAACAACTCC
The window above is part of the Podospora bellae-mahoneyi strain CBS 112042 chromosome 3, whole genome shotgun sequence genome. Proteins encoded here:
- a CDS encoding hypothetical protein (EggNog:ENOG503P6NC; COG:S), which codes for MEEDSASNPPRVDGGRVGDKDSKTFPLSAPNRGVDNLNRKMQPHHDTLPLIPPTAAGHPQDAPDATPNQTPIARDRPATMAVGPAAHTSQQQHQAAPFYPRSTSPTHPLAVDDYRQPTLQRSDSQESSSTNITDRVFTPPVNGRGASPGTASAHQSSQGSSQLLQLSQIAAAQERIPETAMDPYVNGASSRKRMADGAVKEALRDGQVLMSPGQTHMGGHSRNPSAVSIASTTGSRVGEVSAELKARLSYAMVKVNRGWQTHSIDEVEDLALASKAASPTSSNSTIHLRNGSSASPQLSGGSQRASNNTTPATAFAQQLPGRHGDPYGREPPLMPSRGSSTSPVKNTASGLAPPVSIQPSLHSVHPRRHSNPRLTPSLLSVSYHGSSYPDLLSPGQLPGYANAAQHRPSLVDAMGFSPHQNNAEKDAIESLLFMSSPGNSANLKHAFPSSSQPLSIGHSGPSRTALPSGRRTLPSSRPMHHHHARSQSQVHKRVEFEKPITETEVDEPQGTPRGNARRRINGGPGDGAPSRLKHLPVSAGLTLSSKPPRPVLADADIDQMLEAAAAAADSDSDGEIELPVRKARRDGAQPVVA